The Castanea sativa cultivar Marrone di Chiusa Pesio chromosome 11, ASM4071231v1 genome contains a region encoding:
- the LOC142617665 gene encoding transcription factor bHLH91-like: protein MYEETACFDPNPMTEGTISVDGFSVPNNNFEVRLSMEELSYHHHNNHTPCHEDVAMDIELQQHLAFNIENNTTNNTTTNLDNTHLIDNPYNLHEMQDMDNFNYHQQQQHLIDIQNGHQNFDCSSYPATTPDLLNLFNMPRCSASSFMPNSSISFSNPTLQQDPTNNYPNSLGFLGEVPTVTDSPSGGSVFYDPVFHLNHLPQQPPLFRDLFQSLPHGYALPGSRNGSLFGTNGVVVDDREGCVYQEDGDVRQFENVLEFTGKTRDGETKHFATERHRRQHLNKKYDALRSLVPNPTKADRASVVGDAIEYIKELLRTVNELKLLVEKKRCGKERSKRHKTESEYGSGDLESCGMKPLGGDPDQSYNGSLRSSWLQRKSKDTEVDVRIIDDEVTIKLVQRKSSCLLFVSKVLDDLQLDLHHVAGGHIGDFYSFLFNTKIYEGSSVYASAIANKLIEVVDRQCAAIQPTNSY, encoded by the exons ATGTACGAGGAGACTGCTTGCTTTGATCCAAATCCCATGACAGAAGGTACAATATCAGTGGATGGGTTTTCTGTCCCAAACAACAACTTTGAAGTCAGGCTCTCAATGGAGGAGCTCTCTTACCATCACCATAACAACCACACCCCTTGCCATGAAGATGTTGCTATGGATATTGAGCTCCAACAGCACCTAGCATTCAATATAGAAAACAACACCACCAACAACACAACAACCAATCTTGACAATACCCATTTGATCGACAACCCATACAACCTCCATGAGATGCAAGATATGGATAATTTCAACTATCATCAGCAACAACAGCACCTAATCGACATCCAAAATGGACACCAAAACTTTGATTGTAGTTCATATCCGGCGACAACACCGGACCTTCTCAATCTTTTCAACATGCCCAGATGTTCAGCCTCATCTTTCATGCCTAATTCATCCATATCCTTCTCAAACCCAACTCTCCAGCAGGATCCCACAAACAATTATCCAAACagtttgggttttcttggagAAGTTCCAACAGTAACAGATAGCCCCTCTGGTGGGTCTGTTTTCTATGACCCAGTTTTCCATTTAAACCACCTGCCCCAACAGCCTCCTTTGTTCAGGGATTTGTTTCAGTCTCTACCCCATGGCTACGCCTTGCCTGGCTCAAGAAATGGTTCCTTGTTTGGCACAAATGGAGTGGTAGTTGATGACAGAGAGGGTTGTGTGTACCAAGAGGATGGGGATGTGAGGCAGTTTGAGAATGTCCTGGAGTTCACTGGAAAAACCAGAGATGGAGAGACAAAACACTTTGCAACTGAGCGCCATAGGAGACAACACTTGAACAAGAAATACGACGCCTTGAGAAGCCTTGTCCCTAACCCTACTAAG gcTGACAGGGCATCTGTGGTGGGAGATGCCATAGAATATATCAAAGAGCTTTTGAGGACAGTCAATGAGTTAAAATTGCTGGTCGAGAAAAAGAGATGTGGGAAAGAGAGAAGCAAGAGGCATAAAACCGAATCTGAGTATGGGTCTGGGGATTTGGAGAGCTGTGGCATGAAGCCACTTGGTGGTGACCCTGACCAGTCCTACAATGGATCTTTGAGAAGCTCATGGCTTCAGAGAAAATCCAAAGACACTGAGGTTGATGTTCGTATCATCGACGATGAGGTTACTATCAAGCTAGTTCAGCGTAAGAGCAGTTGCTTGCTATTTGTGTCTAAAGTCCTCGACGACCTTCAGCTTGATCTTCACCATGTTGCTGGAGGCCACATTGGTGATTTCTACAGCTTCTTATTCAACACCAAG ATATATGAAGGGTCTTCTGTGTATGCAAGTGCTATAGCCAACAAGCTGATTGAGGTTGTGGACAGACAGTGTGCAGCAATTCAACCTACCAATAGCTATTAG
- the LOC142615286 gene encoding pentatricopeptide repeat-containing protein At1g08070, chloroplastic-like, translating into MNSQIIGSCRVQYQDAYAYDMNSQELWVLDRLKSCKTITQLKQIHAFLIKTSPLRLRAPQLIYPKLISLCTTSPSSFGANVTYFRSILTNLENPHVILYNNAIKALSSAQNSSFSLEAVALFREMLIKGLVPDNYTVPYVLKACAQSQALREGEQIHAHCIKTGMLLSIVYVKNTLMRLYAVCGVIKAVQKLFDESPQRDLVSWTTLIQGYVKMGLLREGVAVFFEMCDANLRADEMTLVIVLSACSKLGDLELGQKIHDYMHDNEVNSDVFVGNALVNMYLNCGDADFACKLFDEMPFRNVISWNSMISGLAHQGKFKESLDVFQKMQNIGVKPDDVTLVGVLNSCANLGVLELGKWVHAYIDKNRIKADGYIGNALVDMYAKCGSIDQAFRVFQGMKNRDVYSYTAIIVGLAMHGEAEKALSIFSEMSIVGTEPDEVTFIGVLSACSHAGLVAEGQKYFEEMSSVYNLIPKTEHYGCMVDLLGRAGLINEAEELIKNMPIEPDAFVWGALLGACRIHGKVELGERVMRKLLEVEPERDGAYILMSNIYSSSNKWRDALKLRKAMKGKNMKKTPGCSSIELDGVVHEFRKGDKSHPKSKEIYKLLEDIMSQLKNYGHMAQY; encoded by the coding sequence ATGAACTCCCAAATTATAGGCTCCTGCAGAGTCCAATATCAAGATGCCTATGCCTATGACATGAATTCTCAAGAATTATGGGTCCTTGACAGACTAAAATCATGCAAAACAATAACCCAACTCAAACAAATCCATGCATTCCTCATCAAAACCAGCCCTCTCCGTCTCCGAGCCCCACAGCTCATATATCCCAAGCTCATCTCTCTATGCACTACTTCCCCTTCTTCCTTTGGTGCAAACGTCACCTATTTTCGCTCTATTCTAACAAACTTGGAGAACCCACATGTCATCCTCTACAACAACGCTATAAAAGCGCTTTCAAGTGCCCAGAACAGCTCTTTCTCACTCGAAGCCGTGGCATTATTTCGTGAAATGCTCATCAAAGGCCTCGTTCCTGATAATTATACTGTTCCATATGTTCTTAAGGCATGTGCGCAGTCTCAGGCGCTACGAGAAGGGGAGCAAATTCACGCGCATTGCATCAAGACAGGGATGCTCTTATCCATTGTGTATGTAAAGAATACATTGATGAGATTGTATGCTGTTTGTGGGGTTATTAAAGCTGTTCAGAAGCTGTTTGATGAAAGTCCTCAGAGGGACTTGGTTTCGTGGACCACGCTTATTCAAGGATACGTAAAAATGGGGTTATTGAGGGAAGGCGTGGCAGTTTTTTTTGAGATGTGTGATGCAAATTTAAGAGCAGACGAGATGACATTGGTCATCGTGCTTTCTGCGTGTTCTAAATTGGGTGATTTGGAATTGGGGCAAAAGATACATGATTATATGCATGATAATGAGGTGAATTCGGATGTTTTTGTTGGGAATGCATTGGTTAATATGTATTTGAACTGTGGAGATGCTGACTTTGCTTGTAAGTTGTTTGATGAGATGCCTTTTAGGAATGTGATTTCTTGGAACTCTATGATATCGGGCTTGGCTCATCAAGGCAAATTTAAGGAATCATTGGATGTCTTTCAGAAGATGCAAAACATAGGTGTTAAGCCGGATGATGTTACTTTAGTTGGGGTTTTAAATTCTTGTGCCAATCTTGGAGTACTTGAGTTGGGGAAGTGGGTTCATGCATATATTGACAAGAATCGGATCAAGGCAGATGGGTATATAGGGAATGCACTTGTGGATATGTATGCAAAGTGTGGAAGTATAGACCAAGCATTTAGGGTTTTTCAAGGAATGAAAAACAGAGATGTATATTCATATACTGCCATTATTGTTGGGTTAGCTATGCATGGGGAAGCAGAGAAGGCATTATCTATTTTCTCTGAGATGTCTATAGTGGGCACAGAACCAGATGAGGTGACATTTATAGGTGTCCTCTCAGCATGTAGTCATGCAGGCCTTGTGGCAGAAGGCCAGAAGTATTTTGAGGAAATGTCAAGTGTGTACAATCTCATACCTAAAACAGAGCATTATGGCTGCATGGTTGACCTTTTAGGACGTGCAGGATTGATAAATGAGGCGGAGGAGTTAATCAAAAACATGCCAATTGAGCCTGATGCCTTTGTTTGGGGGGCACTATTGGGAGCCTGTAGAATCCATGGGAAAGTTGAGCTTGGAGAAAGAGTAATGAGAAAACTTTTAGAGGTAGAGCCAGAAAGAGATGGTGCATATATACTCATGTCAAATATATATTCATCTTCAAATAAATGGAGAGATGCATTGAAGTTGAGAAAGgcaatgaaaggaaaaaacatgaaaaagacTCCTGGGTGTAGTTCAATTGAACTTGATGGTGTGGTCCATGAGTTCCGCAAGGGCGACAAATCGCACCCAAAGAGTAAAGAGATATACAAGTTGCTGGAAGATATCATGAGTCAGTTAAAGAACTATGGACATATGGCCCAGTACTAG